A region from the Caloenas nicobarica isolate bCalNic1 chromosome 11, bCalNic1.hap1, whole genome shotgun sequence genome encodes:
- the LOC135992900 gene encoding 6-phosphofructo-2-kinase/fructose-2,6-bisphosphatase 4 isoform X2 — protein sequence MAAASPARELTQNPLQKTWEPYDNGLPAGHSAQRGVCMTNCPTLIVMVGLPARGKTYISKKLTRYLNWIGVPTKEFNVGQYRRDLVKKYKSFEFFLPDNEEGLKIRKQCALAALNDVRQYLSEENGHVAVFDATNTTRERRETIYKFGEENGYKTFFVESVCVDPEVIAANIVQVKLGSPDYVDCSNDEATEDFMKRIECYKNSYETLDETLDKDLSYIKIMDVGRSYLVNRVMDHIQSRIVYYLMNIHVTPRSIYLCRHGESELNLKGRIGGDPGLSVRGKEFAKSLAQFINEQNIKDLKVWTSQMKRTIQTAEALGVPYEQWKVLNEIDAGVCEEMTYEEIQENYPLEFALRDQDKYRYRYPKGESYEDLVQRLEPVIMELERQENVLVICHQAVMRCLLAYFLDKPAEQLPYLKCPLHTVLKLTPVAYGCKVESIFLNVEAVNTHRDKPENVDISRPPEDALVTVPAHH from the exons ATGGCGGCGGCGTCGCCGGCGCGGGAGCTCACGCAGAACCCCCTGCAGAAGACGTGGGAGCCCTACGACAACGGGCTGCCGGCGGGGCACAGCGCCCAGCGCGGCG tatgTATGACTAATTGCCCTACTCTGATTGTCATGGTGGGTCTCCCAGCAAGAGGAAAAACCTACATCTCGAAGAAGCTGACACGCTATTTAAATTGGATTGGAGTGCCTACAAAAG AGTTTAATGTTGGTCAGTATCGTCGAGATTTGGTGAAAAAGTATAAATCTTTTGAATTCTTCCTGCCTGACAACGAAGAAGGCTTGAAAATCAGGAA acaGTGTGCCTTAGCAGCGCTGAATGATGTCCGGCAGTACCTCAGTGAAGAAAACGGGCACGTGGCT GTCTTCGATGCTACAAACACAACTCGAGAACGTAGAGAAACTATTTACAAATTTGGTGAAGAAAATGGATATAAG ACTTTTTTTGTTGAGTCTGTATGCGTCGATCCAGAGGTGATTGCTGCAAACATTGTG caagTGAAGCTGGGTAGTCCTGACTATGTTGATTGTAGTAATGATGAAGCAACAGAAGACTTCATGAAAAGAATAGAGTGCTACAAGAACTCATATGAGACGTTAGATGAAACTCTTGACAA GGATCTTTCTTATATTAAAATTATGGATGTCGGAAGGAGTTACCTTGTGAACAGAGTAATGGATCACATCCAGAGCCGGATCGTATACTACCTCATGAATATCCATGTGACTCCTCGGTCGATCTACCTCTGTCGGCATGGAGAAAGTGAACTCAACCTGAAAGGGAGAATAGGAGGAGATCCTGGGCTGTCCGTCAGAGGGAAAGAA tttgcCAAAAGCTTGGCACAATTTATTAATGAGCAAAATATCAAAGATCTGAAGGTTTGGACCAGCCAGATGAAAAGGACAATTCAGACTGCTGAAGCCTTGGGAGTGCCTTATGAGCAGTGGAAGGTTTTGAATGAGATAGATGCA GGAGTGTGTGAAGAAATGACATACgaagaaatacaggaaaattatCCACTTGAATTTGCACTGAGAGACCAAGACAAGTACAGATACAGATACCCTAAAGGAGAg TCTTATGAAGATCTTGTTCAGAGACTGGAACCAGTAATTATGGAACttgaaaggcaggaaaatgtgcTTGTCATATGTCACCAAGCTGTCATGCGCTGTTTGCTCGCATACTTTCTAGACAAGCCTGCAG AACAACTGCCTTACCTGAAGTGCCCGCTGCATACGGTCTTAAAGCTGACGCCGGTGGCTTATG GATGTAAAGTCGAATCTATATTCCTGAATGTTGAAGCTGTGAACACACACAGAGATAAACCTGAG AATGTAGACATTTCCAGACCTCCTGAGGACGCTCTTGTAACAGTCCCTGCTCATCACTGA
- the LOC135992900 gene encoding 6-phosphofructo-2-kinase/fructose-2,6-bisphosphatase 4 isoform X3, whose amino-acid sequence MWGGRRRRGCRQGRHCRVCMTNCPTLIVMVGLPARGKTYISKKLTRYLNWIGVPTKEFNVGQYRRDLVKKYKSFEFFLPDNEEGLKIRKQCALAALNDVRQYLSEENGHVAVFDATNTTRERRETIYKFGEENGYKTFFVESVCVDPEVIAANIVQVKLGSPDYVDCSNDEATEDFMKRIECYKNSYETLDETLDKDLSYIKIMDVGRSYLVNRVMDHIQSRIVYYLMNIHVTPRSIYLCRHGESELNLKGRIGGDPGLSVRGKEFAKSLAQFINEQNIKDLKVWTSQMKRTIQTAEALGVPYEQWKVLNEIDAGVCEEMTYEEIQENYPLEFALRDQDKYRYRYPKGESYEDLVQRLEPVIMELERQENVLVICHQAVMRCLLAYFLDKPAEQLPYLKCPLHTVLKLTPVAYGCKVESIFLNVEAVNTHRDKPENVGVDRSREEALRTVPNHL is encoded by the exons tatgTATGACTAATTGCCCTACTCTGATTGTCATGGTGGGTCTCCCAGCAAGAGGAAAAACCTACATCTCGAAGAAGCTGACACGCTATTTAAATTGGATTGGAGTGCCTACAAAAG AGTTTAATGTTGGTCAGTATCGTCGAGATTTGGTGAAAAAGTATAAATCTTTTGAATTCTTCCTGCCTGACAACGAAGAAGGCTTGAAAATCAGGAA acaGTGTGCCTTAGCAGCGCTGAATGATGTCCGGCAGTACCTCAGTGAAGAAAACGGGCACGTGGCT GTCTTCGATGCTACAAACACAACTCGAGAACGTAGAGAAACTATTTACAAATTTGGTGAAGAAAATGGATATAAG ACTTTTTTTGTTGAGTCTGTATGCGTCGATCCAGAGGTGATTGCTGCAAACATTGTG caagTGAAGCTGGGTAGTCCTGACTATGTTGATTGTAGTAATGATGAAGCAACAGAAGACTTCATGAAAAGAATAGAGTGCTACAAGAACTCATATGAGACGTTAGATGAAACTCTTGACAA GGATCTTTCTTATATTAAAATTATGGATGTCGGAAGGAGTTACCTTGTGAACAGAGTAATGGATCACATCCAGAGCCGGATCGTATACTACCTCATGAATATCCATGTGACTCCTCGGTCGATCTACCTCTGTCGGCATGGAGAAAGTGAACTCAACCTGAAAGGGAGAATAGGAGGAGATCCTGGGCTGTCCGTCAGAGGGAAAGAA tttgcCAAAAGCTTGGCACAATTTATTAATGAGCAAAATATCAAAGATCTGAAGGTTTGGACCAGCCAGATGAAAAGGACAATTCAGACTGCTGAAGCCTTGGGAGTGCCTTATGAGCAGTGGAAGGTTTTGAATGAGATAGATGCA GGAGTGTGTGAAGAAATGACATACgaagaaatacaggaaaattatCCACTTGAATTTGCACTGAGAGACCAAGACAAGTACAGATACAGATACCCTAAAGGAGAg TCTTATGAAGATCTTGTTCAGAGACTGGAACCAGTAATTATGGAACttgaaaggcaggaaaatgtgcTTGTCATATGTCACCAAGCTGTCATGCGCTGTTTGCTCGCATACTTTCTAGACAAGCCTGCAG AACAACTGCCTTACCTGAAGTGCCCGCTGCATACGGTCTTAAAGCTGACGCCGGTGGCTTATG GATGTAAAGTCGAATCTATATTCCTGAATGTTGAAGCTGTGAACACACACAGAGATAAACCTGAG
- the LOC135992900 gene encoding 6-phosphofructo-2-kinase/fructose-2,6-bisphosphatase 4 isoform X1, producing MAAASPARELTQNPLQKTWEPYDNGLPAGHSAQRGVCMTNCPTLIVMVGLPARGKTYISKKLTRYLNWIGVPTKEFNVGQYRRDLVKKYKSFEFFLPDNEEGLKIRKQCALAALNDVRQYLSEENGHVAVFDATNTTRERRETIYKFGEENGYKTFFVESVCVDPEVIAANIVQVKLGSPDYVDCSNDEATEDFMKRIECYKNSYETLDETLDKDLSYIKIMDVGRSYLVNRVMDHIQSRIVYYLMNIHVTPRSIYLCRHGESELNLKGRIGGDPGLSVRGKEFAKSLAQFINEQNIKDLKVWTSQMKRTIQTAEALGVPYEQWKVLNEIDAGVCEEMTYEEIQENYPLEFALRDQDKYRYRYPKGESYEDLVQRLEPVIMELERQENVLVICHQAVMRCLLAYFLDKPAEQLPYLKCPLHTVLKLTPVAYGCKVESIFLNVEAVNTHRDKPENVGVDRSREEALRTVPNHL from the exons ATGGCGGCGGCGTCGCCGGCGCGGGAGCTCACGCAGAACCCCCTGCAGAAGACGTGGGAGCCCTACGACAACGGGCTGCCGGCGGGGCACAGCGCCCAGCGCGGCG tatgTATGACTAATTGCCCTACTCTGATTGTCATGGTGGGTCTCCCAGCAAGAGGAAAAACCTACATCTCGAAGAAGCTGACACGCTATTTAAATTGGATTGGAGTGCCTACAAAAG AGTTTAATGTTGGTCAGTATCGTCGAGATTTGGTGAAAAAGTATAAATCTTTTGAATTCTTCCTGCCTGACAACGAAGAAGGCTTGAAAATCAGGAA acaGTGTGCCTTAGCAGCGCTGAATGATGTCCGGCAGTACCTCAGTGAAGAAAACGGGCACGTGGCT GTCTTCGATGCTACAAACACAACTCGAGAACGTAGAGAAACTATTTACAAATTTGGTGAAGAAAATGGATATAAG ACTTTTTTTGTTGAGTCTGTATGCGTCGATCCAGAGGTGATTGCTGCAAACATTGTG caagTGAAGCTGGGTAGTCCTGACTATGTTGATTGTAGTAATGATGAAGCAACAGAAGACTTCATGAAAAGAATAGAGTGCTACAAGAACTCATATGAGACGTTAGATGAAACTCTTGACAA GGATCTTTCTTATATTAAAATTATGGATGTCGGAAGGAGTTACCTTGTGAACAGAGTAATGGATCACATCCAGAGCCGGATCGTATACTACCTCATGAATATCCATGTGACTCCTCGGTCGATCTACCTCTGTCGGCATGGAGAAAGTGAACTCAACCTGAAAGGGAGAATAGGAGGAGATCCTGGGCTGTCCGTCAGAGGGAAAGAA tttgcCAAAAGCTTGGCACAATTTATTAATGAGCAAAATATCAAAGATCTGAAGGTTTGGACCAGCCAGATGAAAAGGACAATTCAGACTGCTGAAGCCTTGGGAGTGCCTTATGAGCAGTGGAAGGTTTTGAATGAGATAGATGCA GGAGTGTGTGAAGAAATGACATACgaagaaatacaggaaaattatCCACTTGAATTTGCACTGAGAGACCAAGACAAGTACAGATACAGATACCCTAAAGGAGAg TCTTATGAAGATCTTGTTCAGAGACTGGAACCAGTAATTATGGAACttgaaaggcaggaaaatgtgcTTGTCATATGTCACCAAGCTGTCATGCGCTGTTTGCTCGCATACTTTCTAGACAAGCCTGCAG AACAACTGCCTTACCTGAAGTGCCCGCTGCATACGGTCTTAAAGCTGACGCCGGTGGCTTATG GATGTAAAGTCGAATCTATATTCCTGAATGTTGAAGCTGTGAACACACACAGAGATAAACCTGAG